The DNA region tagatgataagatgagagataaaaataaaaaaaagtgaaaataaagtgtttaaaaaatgagatatgtatatatcattactccatTGAAAAACAAAGATAAGTATATTGCTGCATGTATTAGTACTTGTTAAGAACAGcgataaaacaaaaaaagataAATGAGGGAAATTAAAGCATAAATGCATTTGAGGGTAGGTACACAGCATGTTGGGGCGACCACTTAATTACAATGGTTTCAAATCAGATCATAGTATAGCACTCAGTTAATCTGCCAACTAATTGAGCTAACAAATCATGAGTACATGACTAATTGACTAATTATAACGAGATTATTTATGAAAAGTATGGTCAGTGATTGAAGTTTCAGTTAATTTGTTTCATTCGTAGGGGAAAGGGGTAGGATCTTTTCGTCAATCAGTACTAAACCTGGTGTGGAAGGCCTAGTTGAATAAAATGTCCATGAAAATATGCTTTTCACACTAATTTCATCTCCACTTTACGGGCTGTTTGGTATTGTGAAATGAAAGAAggggaaaggaaagaaaagaaataaaacagAGAAGAATTTCAGATATTTTTGGTATGAGAGtaggtagaaaaaaaaaattgaaaaggatatatttgtgaaataaaaaaatttccttaagtaaaaataaatgtaataactaaattttgtgataaaatatatattttaaaaaattatttataatttatgataAAAAATTTAGAATTTTATTAGCAATATCTAAGCTAAGGTATTTTGGTTGAAACTATAAAATATCATCTCCCCAAAATCTTTCCTTTGTTTGGTTAGAAAAGGAAACtgagatgaaagaaaaagaaaagagagaagggaaataaagaaaagaaaatgagtaGAAAATGAGACGATTTTTAAAGTTTTGTGATTGAAAATAGTataaaaagaaaagtgaaaaagaaaaagatgtattgataaaataacataaatatatttaaataaaaatataacaatttttttttataaaaagaggatgttagaaaaaaaaaatattgacaaGACTCATTTTCTTCTAATTTGAGCATAAAAATCAAACTCAGTGGCCCATGTATTTTATCCTCCCCCTCCATTTTCTGAGTATTCCAAACATGAGAAAATGCTTTcaaaatttgtgttttctttccaCTTATTTTCTACTCTTCAAAGCAAAGGTTTTCTCTCCAACTGAGAATGGATCAATTATAGTGTGGATCCCCCAAGCATTGCACATATTCTTTCTATATCAAAGGAACTTTTCTAATACACCAACTATGGTTAGTTCAACTAATATATTCCTATCTGCACAATGTTTAGATGGGAATAGAACCCATAAGACTTGATGCTTTATTGGTTTGAGATCTTTGTAATGCTCCACATTCATCTTAATGCAAGTACTTTTACCTTTAAAAAAAGTAATACATTCCTAATTCCTACTAAAATGCTAATAGGATTGAAGCATAAAATGTCAAATTAGAACAAAACCATCATGAGAATAAAGCCATAAACCATCAAAacataaatgaaataaaaggaTGAGCAGTTGCACGTACCCTATACAGCTCACAAGTGACAGACAGAGTACCTCGGCCCCCTGCTTTTGATCTGAGCATTTTAGCCCAATAAACGTACACTGATGAATGATGATAAAGACATTGCCACTCAGCCTTTCACAGATGatattcattcattcataaACTGATGAAAAGACAGTACGAGTGATCAAATTTTCTTTGATCCTGAAACACTAATCCCCAGTAAAACTACCACATTCCTTTCTCAACAGAGAATCCAAATATCGTTGTGATCACAAGTATTTCATTATtataacaaattatttttatggTTATCCCTACATGAATTTCTATTTCTCCATATGAAACACCCTCAAAGATAATGACTATAGGATATTTCATCCACCAACTTTTAACCCGTATAATTTGCTGCTCACCTTCCAAGGTTTTGTTTCCATTTTTATAACCAAGCAACTTATGAATGTTAAGGCAATTGAGAAATTAAAGGCTAAAGTGCTTAATTTTGTTAAGGAAATAGTCCGGGAGAAGCTAAAGGGTGGAAATAGAAAGCACTATCTTGTGCCAAAAGAAAGGCTTTGATTAACTCTATTGTTCAAGCTATTCATTCTTATGTGATAAGTTTCTCTGAGATTCCAAAAGGATTTGCTGGAAAGTTGAGGGCATGGTTAGTCACTTTTTTTGGGTAGTCTTTCCCAATATTCAAACGTGATCATCTACTTGAACAAAACAACAtgtctctcccaacaaatgaTTTTCCCGAATCCCAATATTCGAACTTATACTCTCATTCTTGCGGGATCTAAGTTGTTTACCACTAAACCAACTTAGTTCCTTACCAAAACACTTCAAAATAGGTTTTTAACTGATCAGATTAACTTTAAGCGCTAAAAAGACGAAATAGACTCTCAAGTCTAATATCACCTAataaagttgaagaaaatgctGTCTTGTTCATCTATCACAAATAAAAGTCAATAGATTATGCTACCATAAAAACTGAATCCTTCGGCTCATTTGTTTATTTGTATCAATCATTGTCCAACTACAACAACCAATGTGGTTAGGAATGCATTTAATAAATTGAGATATCATGAGTATTATTTAAGTCTAAGAATGACATGACAGTAAGATGAATGATGAATTAGTTGGTATAAACCTCACTTAAGTTGACACCTAAAATCAAGCCATGAGATAATGTCATCATGCACAGCAAATATTCGGTCATCAGGTTCCCCTTCCAAAATACAGTGGTAACCATCTTCATAAAGCTTTAAAGTCTTATCCTTGCTAGATGCTTTCTCATAAAGAAATTGACTCACTAATGGATCAGTCACCTTATCTGCTGCTCCATGAAGAATCAATAATGGTGCTGAAACCTGTCATTAATCACCCACataaaaaaactattcaatGGATTTTGTTGATATAACAATAATTGAATAGGAGATAAAAGAAACAGCCATAACATAACCAAATCATATCCTGGAAAATAACaaacaacaaaaagaaaaaggggaaatgagaatgagaaagaaaaaccAACCTTTTGTACTTGTGACTCAATTTCTTTTGTAGTCCTTAAAAGTTCCAAGCCAGTTTTCAGTCGTGGATTATCTTCGTAACATATAACATTGTAAACAgcctaaaaaaataacaattggaGTAAGAAAGTTTGTGTACGGATTAATAAAATGACATTatagttttttgtttgttttgttccaAACACCAAGACACCTGAATATGAGCATGACTACTCATTAATAGATGTTGTAAGGCAATGATACAATAATGGTTGAGCAGAGTATCAAGTAGGCTTAAACTAAGATAAAACTTGAGGTGAGGATAGCAAGGTATTAACTACAAGTTCAAAGAAATAGAAATCTACACTTAAGTTTTCGTTCTTTCACAGAGGAAATCAATGACAGAAGCTACGATGTTTTACTGTGCCGCAAACAGAAAAATGGCAAAGATCAACTTGGCAGAACTGTTGAAGACATTCATGCAGCAACCACATAAATATCAATGGGGTTGATTGGCAACCTCAATGAAGTAATATTCATGAAGGTACTTAAGTTGCTATAAAGGGATAAATGGCATATGTTTGTAAACAGTCGCATAAGGTATATAAGTAAAAAGTAGTAGAACATCAGGGCCTGTTTATCTAAAGAAAACACTTTCTacttttatttcttattttcattaataattttaataataccAATTTACTTGCATTTCAaacttttgttttaaaaaaattgttcaagATATACTGAAATCAACTGTTGTTCTTACCATTTCTTGTACCAATTTTTCAAAAcaacaaagtaaaaaaaaaaaggttgtcTTTGTAATTGTAAGTGAAAAcatgaaaggaaaagaaaaactcTTATATTCCAATCATATGAAATGAACAGAAGAGGATTATATATGTGATTTTCCCATTGACTCAGGCCCTAAACCTATTTAGTTAAGTCGACCATCCTCATGTATAAATGAAAAAACACAGAAACTCGGATAACTGGCTACAATGTGGGCATTTGACCATGCAGATAGTAAGGATCTAATATTGAATGCAACATATACATGATGAGCATGGTTTTAAAATTTCTGTCTACAACTACCACTGCAGCCAGAACATAGAAGTTTTGGAAGTCTTCATAACCGCAATTGCAGCACGAATTCTAACAATCACAATGCAACTATGACCACAAGTATAATAGCAATTCCATGATGACTTGTGACAAATTTCTAAACAATCAGGAAGTGGAAAACATTTTGTAAAAGAAAGCTTATGAAATAGAAATGGTTTTATATTTCATTCTATAAGCATGTGATAAATAATATTGACAAAGTGACCAACCAAATTTCTTTTACTTGGTTCTCTGAAGGCCAGCTCAGCTAGGTCTTGGTTTGGGAAGAGTTTTGCTTTTGGCATCACGTTTGACAAAAGAGTTAACACCTTCATAATTGCATCTGAGGGTAACACGTCATCTGCAATCTTACCAGTAACACAAGATCAGCAAGTCATGCTTCATCACACTATTAAGCTAATACcccaaattaaaaacaaaatacagTATCTCATTCAACTAAATAACATTACAATATTACCATATCATGACATTTATTGCCTGTAGCTTTTATTACCACGCTCAATGACACAAAAAGAATGTCCAAAAACACAGAAGCAATCCAAAGTATTTTTTAGTTTAATCCTCAATATTATCTCCCTCTTCAAGAAGGTTAGACAAAGACAATACGTGGCTATGCTAGGTAAGCATTGAAATGAAATCATTATTAAAGAACCCTTTCCATTTCCACTTTTGAATAGAACAGCCAAATCCAGTTTTATGATGGTCCTGAATAGGGAAATCAGTCCAAGAAGGCCAATCATAATCAGTTAGAGACTAAAAGACTTGGCCTACAAAGACTAAACAGACAACTACAGCAACGTATGGAGACAACATATTGACCTCATTCTTTCTTCCTCTGGCATTCAAGGGATAAGGTATTACCTGATACAATCCTGATTCTTAAACACCTAAACGGTACAAACACCCCAAATACacctcatattttctctctatcTCCCTCTCCATATCACAccacatcatatatcacatctatcacatatttctcttctcttccaTCCGCTCTCATTGAATAAAGTCCATTTTAGGCATTTCAACTCTTCAAGTTCATTGAAAATGTAAGTTacatttctttatattttccaGTATTGTTCAGCTGCTTGCTGCTACCTCCTGTAATATATTGCATTTTTCTTTACATTTAACTAGAGACGTAGCCGATTGCATTATAGCTTTGTTCACCTCATCTCACTAAAAGAATCTGACTGGAGGCAGACAGTCTATTTTTCAAGTTATTTGTGGATATCATATTCTACTTGCCAATGAAAGCAAAACGAACTTAAGTTAGCCAATGTTTAATATAGTACAACCAAAATACACTTTTGAGGGTAGACTTCTTTTATAGTTTGTAAGAAATTGGTGAGCATCAATTGCAATACAGGGGAATGAGCTTACTTTACACATTGGTGCAACAAGAACCACTCCATCCCAATTATTTGGCTCCTTAAGATGAACTTTAAGAGAAACTGCTCCACCCATTGACTGCCCCAACAGAAATCTAGGTAAACCTCTCAGATCAGGCCTTGCTGTCAATTGAAATATTAAGCATGATCAGCACCGCACACCATGTGTTttcacatgaaaaaaaaaattacaataataATCAATACAACACCATGTATGCTAAAAGCCTAAAAGTGAGAAATCACACCTTTAACTCTTCTATAATGCTCTATAACATCATCAACCAGATCATCAAAGTTTGGTATATAACCATGCAATCCTTCTGAAAGTCCAAAACCTGGATAGTCCATAGCAAAAACAGCATACCCAGCTGCAGCAATTCTCCTGGCTATACCTGAATAAAATTCCAAATCTCCCCCAAATCATACACAAAGAACATCCACCAACCTTAAAAACACACAACACAACATACTTCTCAGAGGAACTTTCTGAAATGACAAACCTTCAAAGAAGAAGGTGCAAGTATCACCATATCCATGACAGAAACACACAGAGGCCTTGATTGGAATGCCAGGCTCTGGCATCCAGCTTTTGCAGAAAATTTCCATTCCCCTTGAATTCCTTTCATACCACTACTTAACAAATAAGTAAAAAGTAAACAACTTTATGTAACAACTTAATCAAAGTAAAAAAGTTGAGATTTTTAACATAAACATAGTCCTAGCTTTTTCTGGAAATTAACAGTAACAGGTaaagcaaaaaaataaaaaaatcttacTTCTTCAGTTCTGATCGCAGCAGGAGCATTCTAGCAAAAGAGATCACTACACCAATCAGTCTCTAATTCTAGAACAAAACCCCAAAATGTTGAAACTTGAACAATTGAACCCTTCCACTGATCATGACAAAAATTTGAACTTTACCTTGAACAAGCAATGATCAAGCTGCTGCTGCACCTCAGCAAAAGCTGCACGAACCTTTCTTCGAGTGTATGCAAAATCAAGGTTATAAGAAGCTATAGCGTTCAAATCATCGCTCAACCCTTCAATGGGTTCCTTCCTCCTTGCTGTTACAGTGAGTCTTGTGGTTCTGGGTTTAGTGATCAACTTGGTTGTGAAGGGTAGTTGATGGTTGAAAGAGTGATTGATGAGAGATTTGAAGGGTAGTGAGAGGCTCTGTGTATTCATAGATAGCTCCATGAAATTAAGGTTGTGGTTACTGTACCTGAAATGGATCCTATGAAACCATTGTAGTATCAAATTTCTCAATGTGACACTACTCTTATAGAATGTGATTAATGTTGTTGTGTGAAAAATGAAAGTTGGACGGAAGAATCATCAATTTTCATGCTGCACTCAGTGCAATTGATTGAAAGTGGGAGGATCTAAATCTTTGTATTCGGCGAAGTGGAGAACATTTGTTGACTATGGTCCATGTTGGCAGCACAGAAACAAGTGCAGGTTCACTTTAATTGAGGTTAGTGGACCATGACGGTGGCACGTGTGTAACGTGAATTCTGATTAATCAATgttagttttcttttttctttacctATGATCATGGTCCATGAGGACTGGTCTGCATCATGCTTGGTTTAATTTGTTAACTTGATGGCGTGATTAGACTGTTGTTTGGAATGGGGTAGGGTGTTCTCCACTTCTCACTCATGCTATGTTTGGTTTATTTGAGAAAATGATAAAAGAAGATGTAAATAGAgtgaaaaaagagagaaaaatgtgaatatttttttaccGTTTCTTATTATAAGAATTAAATTGGAGATGCATGTAAGTATCTTGGCTTGGCACGACCATGGTTGCGGTGTGGAGCTTATGGAGTAAGAGAAACTTTTGAGAAGAAGGTTATTCAGATGATTCTTTGGTGGAGGGGATTATAGATCAAAATGAGAGGTTTTAATAAGTTTGCGCTTCGTCTAGTCTTGTCTCTCCTGCGAGGTTGCTGAGATGGAGTTCTCCTATAGGCTATAGTGTTGCGATGAATGGTGATGGAAGTCATGGT from Lotus japonicus ecotype B-129 chromosome 2, LjGifu_v1.2 includes:
- the LOC130739545 gene encoding caffeoylshikimate esterase-like — protein: MELSMNTQSLSLPFKSLINHSFNHQLPFTTKLITKPRTTRLTVTARRKEPIEGLSDDLNAIASYNLDFAYTRRKVRAAFAEVQQQLDHCLFKNAPAAIRTEEWYERNSRGMEIFCKSWMPEPGIPIKASVCFCHGYGDTCTFFFEGIARRIAAAGYAVFAMDYPGFGLSEGLHGYIPNFDDLVDDVIEHYRRVKARPDLRGLPRFLLGQSMGGAVSLKVHLKEPNNWDGVVLVAPMCKIADDVLPSDAIMKVLTLLSNVMPKAKLFPNQDLAELAFREPSKRNLAVYNVICYEDNPRLKTGLELLRTTKEIESQVQKVSAPLLILHGAADKVTDPLVSQFLYEKASSKDKTLKLYEDGYHCILEGEPDDRIFAVHDDIISWLDFRCQLK